A stretch of the Capsicum annuum cultivar UCD-10X-F1 chromosome 8, UCD10Xv1.1, whole genome shotgun sequence genome encodes the following:
- the LOC107844656 gene encoding uncharacterized protein LOC107844656, which translates to MDDSMKQLQEKLIEVEIEGENLLLARQKLVENDRVRNGNREALTALRRRAKTTKTSIPTPFASIMKDVESRPLVKEICPTCGNHDSKEKTWVMFPGTDIFANIPFHAAHTILEKDQTLLDYEAKKLQSFVKEKSLWISDQGVLADRISPGVLRSMVTLTDKPKTEQNE; encoded by the exons ATGGATGACTCAATGAAGCAATTACAAGAGAAGCTTATTGAGGTTGAAATTGAAGGTGAAAATCTTTTATTAGCTCGGCAAAAG TTAGTTGAAAATGATAGAGTGAGGAATGGGAACAGGGAAGCATTAACTGCACTAAGGAGGAGGGCCAAGACGACAAAAACTAGCATTCCTACACCTTTCGCATCAATAATGAAGGATGTTGAATCAAGACCACTGGTGAAAGAGATTTGTCCAACTTGTGGCAATCATGATTCAAAAGAGAAGACTTGGGTCATGTTCCCGGGAACTGATATATTTGCCAATATTCCTTTTCATGCTGCTCATACCATTCTGGAGAAAG ATCAAACTCTACTCGATTACGAAGCTAAGAAACTTCAGAGCTTTGTAAAGGAGAAGTCTTTATGGATATCAGATCAAGGAGTTCTTGCAGATAGGATTAGTCCTGGTGTCCTCAGATCTATGGTGACCTTAACTGACAAACCAAA GACTGAGCAGAATGAATAA